The following are encoded in a window of Rissa tridactyla isolate bRisTri1 chromosome 3, bRisTri1.patW.cur.20221130, whole genome shotgun sequence genomic DNA:
- the ERMARD gene encoding endoplasmic reticulum membrane-associated RNA degradation protein isoform X2, producing the protein MALSDSVTTCLSPPVHYVICKLGFEKTDTYDINNIVSENGEVCWQAVTEHVCYLKSDQSVDYIESIRSLGPVCESVNLHFKSLTKEQFVIQYALWFRWTNCSEVYLLIGKDCPFLLRDLLASEKLAVVFGQAVMNVLRVFIGSPYGLNLRNVLWHGFASPQEIPAKYCAMLLFLTAGLGQLLQTYLLQTKCILVHRPYVIFVSLEELDVFPDLNHEMLSIAEELVKLSSFVLKTMLPFWMDALTAFKQSRYADCVILLLPQLEVGLRLLFTTTNKCPNRLLTAEPSTLYTTFDEMLAKHLDNEEVNQLPAVLEEPTMEFLWDFLNHQEGPRIRDRLSHGEINLEAFPRKVANQIVALAITLLCRFSDEDMFAFKEHMAIKPLMNCASCYRSRFHPISRLKKQVLECMKSIHLWPELPTVPEEHVETTKGLEGNAEASTLILMMSEILSRLQRYMPQNCYSSDDPINSVLTERLLIALCDTYICTLFSPRPVLEIVVVLRKISTQCHQVSEQVIASTELRYKQWMNKTLRSRQRHNYLRMLNSIKFLSPVLRLILVLITLELVNIHLVCKKNPFDYQQYLKFLKSVLQYTENLVTYTSSEKNKWDETMELTNKALIKIKEICDRKLMLMQLAT; encoded by the exons ATGGCGCTGTCAGATTCAGTCACTACTTGTCTTTCTCCACCTGTGCATTATGTGATTTGCAAACTTGGATTTGAGAAGACAGACACCTATGATATTAATAATATTGTTTCTGAAAATGGTGAAGTATGTTGGCAAGCTGTTACGGAGCATGTGTGTTACCTTAAATCAG ATCAAAGTGTGGATTATATTGAAAGCATACGATCATTAGGACCGGTATGTGAATCTGTTAATTTGCACTTCAAATCTCTGACCAAGGAGCAATTTGTAATTCAGTATGCATTATGGTTCCGCTGGACAAACTGCTCAGAG GTCTATTTACTGATAGGTAAAGATTGCCCTTTCCTTCTGAGAGACTTGCTTGCTTCTGAGAAGCTTGCAGTTGTCTTTGGACAAGCTGTA ATGAATGTACTGAGAGTATTCATTGGATCTCCATATGGTCTGAATCTTCGTAATGTTTTGTGGCATGGTTTTGCATCCCCACAAGAAATTCCTGCAAA ATATTGTgctatgctgctttttttaactGCAGGATTGGGTCAGTTGTTACAGACGTATCTTCTGCAAACTAAATGCATTTTAGTACATCGACCTTACGTGATCTTTGTTAGCTTAGAGGAGCTTGATGTATTTCCAG ATCTCAATCATGAAATGCTTTCCATAGCTGAAGAGCTAGTAAAACTGTCcagttttgtattaaaaacaatgtTACCATTTTGGATGGATGCTTTAACAGCTTTCAAGCAAAGCAG GTATGCTGACTGTGTGATTCTCTTACTTCCTCAGCTGGAAGTTGGACTTAGATTGCTCTTCACTACAACTAATAAGTGTCCAAACCGTTTGCTAACAGCTGAG CCTTCTACTCTCTACACCACTTTTGATGAG ATGCTAGCAAAGCATTTGGATAATGAAGAAGTCAACCAGCTTCCTGCAGTTCTTGAGGAACCTACCATG GAATTTCTTTGGGATTTCTTGAATCACCAGGAGGGTCCACGTATAAGAGATCGTTTAAGCCATGGAGAGATCAATCTAGAAGCATTTCCCAGAAAAGTAGCTAATCAGATAGTTGCACTTGCAATTACTCTCCTCTGCAGATTCTCAGATGAGGACATGTTTGCTTTTAAG GAACACATGGCCATAAAACCACTGATGAACTGTGCAAGTTGCTACCGTTCTCGATTTCATCCAATTTCCCGACTCAAGAAACAG GTGCTGGAATGTATGAAGAGCATTCACTTATGGCCTGAATTGCCAACAGTGCCTGAGGAACACGTTGAAACAACTAAAGG gttggAAGGAAATGCTGAAGCTAGTACTTTAATTTTGATGATGTCTGAAATTTTATCTCGGCTACAGCGATATATGCCCCAGAATTGCTATAGTTCAGATGATCCCATCAATAGTGTCCTAACAGAGAG GCTGCTGATTGCACTATGTGATACTTATATTTGCACACTTTTTTCGCCGCGACCTGTTCTGGAAATAGTGGTGGTACTCCGTAAAATAAGCACACAGTGCCATCAAGTGTCTGAACAAGTTATTGCCAGCACTGAGTTGAGATACAAACAGTGGATGAACAAGACTCTACGTTCTCGCCAGAGGCATAACTATCTACGCATGTTGAACAG CATTAAATTTTTGTCTCCGGTGCTGCGACTCATCTTAGTGTTGATTACTCTGGAACTAGTCAACATTCATTTGGTTTGTAAGAAGAATCCTTTTGATTATCAGCAGTATCTAAA GTTTTTGAAATCAGTCTTGCAGTATACTGAGAACTTGGTGACGTATACAAGCTCTGAGAAAAACAAGTGGGATGAAACCATGGAGCTTACAAACAAGGCtttgataaaaataaaggaaatctgTGACAGAAAGCTAATGTTAATGCAGCTAGCTACATAA
- the DYNLT2 gene encoding dynein light chain Tctex-type protein 2 isoform X1, translating into MEKRSKMPKLPAASLEGGKRRQSLLDKDGMKGKRKQSHYEALGMVPLEEEHFSDSMKAKLLAFKANRTKIRYANTYRLEPRNKVRDYLVRDKAQAILTNRLQEAKYDGASSPSLCASISEEILKAVKALDFDRYKYVVSVLMVEKAGQAINVASRWVWDVQRDTWVSAKCETGTFIALALVMACYYD; encoded by the exons ATGGAGAAGCGCTCCAAGATGCCGAAGCTCCCCGCCGCCAGCCTGGAGGGAGGAAAGCGGCGCCAGAGCCTGCTCGATAAAGACGGC atgaaaggaaaaaggaaacaatcaCATTATGAAGCTTTAGGTATGGTTCCACTGGAAGAAGAGCATTTTAGTGATTCAATGAAAGCTAAGCTATTGGCATTCAAAGCTAATAGAACAAAGATAAGATATGCTAATACATACAGATTGGAGCCACGTAATAAAGTTCGGGATTATTTAGTAAGAGACAAAGCTCAAGCGATACTAACG AATAGACTTCAAGAAGCCAAATACGATGGAGCTTCTAGTCCCTCCTTGTGTGCTTCAATCTCAGAAGAAATATTAAAGGCTGTGAAGGCATTGGACTTTGACCGTTATAAGTACGTGGTATCAGTACTAATGGTGGAAAAGGCAGGTCAGGCAATAAAT gtTGCCAGCAGATGGGTCTGGGATGTTCAAAGAGATACTTGGGTTTCAGCTAAATGTGAGACGGGAACATTTATTGCACTGGCTTTGGTAATGGCTTGTTATTATGACTAA
- the ERMARD gene encoding endoplasmic reticulum membrane-associated RNA degradation protein isoform X1: MALSDSVTTCLSPPVHYVICKLGFEKTDTYDINNIVSENGEVCWQAVTEHVCYLKSDQSVDYIESIRSLGPVCESVNLHFKSLTKEQFVIQYALWFRWTNCSELFLEVFDVLQYTQTTEVALGLMKLTSCLERALGDVYLLIGKDCPFLLRDLLASEKLAVVFGQAVMNVLRVFIGSPYGLNLRNVLWHGFASPQEIPAKYCAMLLFLTAGLGQLLQTYLLQTKCILVHRPYVIFVSLEELDVFPDLNHEMLSIAEELVKLSSFVLKTMLPFWMDALTAFKQSRYADCVILLLPQLEVGLRLLFTTTNKCPNRLLTAEPSTLYTTFDEMLAKHLDNEEVNQLPAVLEEPTMEFLWDFLNHQEGPRIRDRLSHGEINLEAFPRKVANQIVALAITLLCRFSDEDMFAFKEHMAIKPLMNCASCYRSRFHPISRLKKQVLECMKSIHLWPELPTVPEEHVETTKGLEGNAEASTLILMMSEILSRLQRYMPQNCYSSDDPINSVLTERLLIALCDTYICTLFSPRPVLEIVVVLRKISTQCHQVSEQVIASTELRYKQWMNKTLRSRQRHNYLRMLNSIKFLSPVLRLILVLITLELVNIHLVCKKNPFDYQQYLKFLKSVLQYTENLVTYTSSEKNKWDETMELTNKALIKIKEICDRKLMLMQLAT; encoded by the exons ATGGCGCTGTCAGATTCAGTCACTACTTGTCTTTCTCCACCTGTGCATTATGTGATTTGCAAACTTGGATTTGAGAAGACAGACACCTATGATATTAATAATATTGTTTCTGAAAATGGTGAAGTATGTTGGCAAGCTGTTACGGAGCATGTGTGTTACCTTAAATCAG ATCAAAGTGTGGATTATATTGAAAGCATACGATCATTAGGACCGGTATGTGAATCTGTTAATTTGCACTTCAAATCTCTGACCAAGGAGCAATTTGTAATTCAGTATGCATTATGGTTCCGCTGGACAAACTGCTCAGAG TTATTTCTTGAAGTATTTGATGTTCTACAATATACGCAAACTACAGAAGTTGCTCTTGGCTTAATGAAACTAACATCATGCTTGGAGCGAGCCTTGGGTGAT GTCTATTTACTGATAGGTAAAGATTGCCCTTTCCTTCTGAGAGACTTGCTTGCTTCTGAGAAGCTTGCAGTTGTCTTTGGACAAGCTGTA ATGAATGTACTGAGAGTATTCATTGGATCTCCATATGGTCTGAATCTTCGTAATGTTTTGTGGCATGGTTTTGCATCCCCACAAGAAATTCCTGCAAA ATATTGTgctatgctgctttttttaactGCAGGATTGGGTCAGTTGTTACAGACGTATCTTCTGCAAACTAAATGCATTTTAGTACATCGACCTTACGTGATCTTTGTTAGCTTAGAGGAGCTTGATGTATTTCCAG ATCTCAATCATGAAATGCTTTCCATAGCTGAAGAGCTAGTAAAACTGTCcagttttgtattaaaaacaatgtTACCATTTTGGATGGATGCTTTAACAGCTTTCAAGCAAAGCAG GTATGCTGACTGTGTGATTCTCTTACTTCCTCAGCTGGAAGTTGGACTTAGATTGCTCTTCACTACAACTAATAAGTGTCCAAACCGTTTGCTAACAGCTGAG CCTTCTACTCTCTACACCACTTTTGATGAG ATGCTAGCAAAGCATTTGGATAATGAAGAAGTCAACCAGCTTCCTGCAGTTCTTGAGGAACCTACCATG GAATTTCTTTGGGATTTCTTGAATCACCAGGAGGGTCCACGTATAAGAGATCGTTTAAGCCATGGAGAGATCAATCTAGAAGCATTTCCCAGAAAAGTAGCTAATCAGATAGTTGCACTTGCAATTACTCTCCTCTGCAGATTCTCAGATGAGGACATGTTTGCTTTTAAG GAACACATGGCCATAAAACCACTGATGAACTGTGCAAGTTGCTACCGTTCTCGATTTCATCCAATTTCCCGACTCAAGAAACAG GTGCTGGAATGTATGAAGAGCATTCACTTATGGCCTGAATTGCCAACAGTGCCTGAGGAACACGTTGAAACAACTAAAGG gttggAAGGAAATGCTGAAGCTAGTACTTTAATTTTGATGATGTCTGAAATTTTATCTCGGCTACAGCGATATATGCCCCAGAATTGCTATAGTTCAGATGATCCCATCAATAGTGTCCTAACAGAGAG GCTGCTGATTGCACTATGTGATACTTATATTTGCACACTTTTTTCGCCGCGACCTGTTCTGGAAATAGTGGTGGTACTCCGTAAAATAAGCACACAGTGCCATCAAGTGTCTGAACAAGTTATTGCCAGCACTGAGTTGAGATACAAACAGTGGATGAACAAGACTCTACGTTCTCGCCAGAGGCATAACTATCTACGCATGTTGAACAG CATTAAATTTTTGTCTCCGGTGCTGCGACTCATCTTAGTGTTGATTACTCTGGAACTAGTCAACATTCATTTGGTTTGTAAGAAGAATCCTTTTGATTATCAGCAGTATCTAAA GTTTTTGAAATCAGTCTTGCAGTATACTGAGAACTTGGTGACGTATACAAGCTCTGAGAAAAACAAGTGGGATGAAACCATGGAGCTTACAAACAAGGCtttgataaaaataaaggaaatctgTGACAGAAAGCTAATGTTAATGCAGCTAGCTACATAA
- the ERMARD gene encoding endoplasmic reticulum membrane-associated RNA degradation protein isoform X3 yields the protein MFFSGSSCANGSIFWGSFTCADRVACVYLLIGKDCPFLLRDLLASEKLAVVFGQAVMNVLRVFIGSPYGLNLRNVLWHGFASPQEIPAKYCAMLLFLTAGLGQLLQTYLLQTKCILVHRPYVIFVSLEELDVFPDLNHEMLSIAEELVKLSSFVLKTMLPFWMDALTAFKQSRYADCVILLLPQLEVGLRLLFTTTNKCPNRLLTAEPSTLYTTFDEMLAKHLDNEEVNQLPAVLEEPTMEFLWDFLNHQEGPRIRDRLSHGEINLEAFPRKVANQIVALAITLLCRFSDEDMFAFKEHMAIKPLMNCASCYRSRFHPISRLKKQVLECMKSIHLWPELPTVPEEHVETTKGLEGNAEASTLILMMSEILSRLQRYMPQNCYSSDDPINSVLTERLLIALCDTYICTLFSPRPVLEIVVVLRKISTQCHQVSEQVIASTELRYKQWMNKTLRSRQRHNYLRMLNSIKFLSPVLRLILVLITLELVNIHLVCKKNPFDYQQYLKFLKSVLQYTENLVTYTSSEKNKWDETMELTNKALIKIKEICDRKLMLMQLAT from the exons ATGTTCTTTTCTGGATCCAGTTGTGCAAATGGAAGCATCTTCTGGGGCTCCTTCACCTGTGCTGATAGAGTTGCTTGT GTCTATTTACTGATAGGTAAAGATTGCCCTTTCCTTCTGAGAGACTTGCTTGCTTCTGAGAAGCTTGCAGTTGTCTTTGGACAAGCTGTA ATGAATGTACTGAGAGTATTCATTGGATCTCCATATGGTCTGAATCTTCGTAATGTTTTGTGGCATGGTTTTGCATCCCCACAAGAAATTCCTGCAAA ATATTGTgctatgctgctttttttaactGCAGGATTGGGTCAGTTGTTACAGACGTATCTTCTGCAAACTAAATGCATTTTAGTACATCGACCTTACGTGATCTTTGTTAGCTTAGAGGAGCTTGATGTATTTCCAG ATCTCAATCATGAAATGCTTTCCATAGCTGAAGAGCTAGTAAAACTGTCcagttttgtattaaaaacaatgtTACCATTTTGGATGGATGCTTTAACAGCTTTCAAGCAAAGCAG GTATGCTGACTGTGTGATTCTCTTACTTCCTCAGCTGGAAGTTGGACTTAGATTGCTCTTCACTACAACTAATAAGTGTCCAAACCGTTTGCTAACAGCTGAG CCTTCTACTCTCTACACCACTTTTGATGAG ATGCTAGCAAAGCATTTGGATAATGAAGAAGTCAACCAGCTTCCTGCAGTTCTTGAGGAACCTACCATG GAATTTCTTTGGGATTTCTTGAATCACCAGGAGGGTCCACGTATAAGAGATCGTTTAAGCCATGGAGAGATCAATCTAGAAGCATTTCCCAGAAAAGTAGCTAATCAGATAGTTGCACTTGCAATTACTCTCCTCTGCAGATTCTCAGATGAGGACATGTTTGCTTTTAAG GAACACATGGCCATAAAACCACTGATGAACTGTGCAAGTTGCTACCGTTCTCGATTTCATCCAATTTCCCGACTCAAGAAACAG GTGCTGGAATGTATGAAGAGCATTCACTTATGGCCTGAATTGCCAACAGTGCCTGAGGAACACGTTGAAACAACTAAAGG gttggAAGGAAATGCTGAAGCTAGTACTTTAATTTTGATGATGTCTGAAATTTTATCTCGGCTACAGCGATATATGCCCCAGAATTGCTATAGTTCAGATGATCCCATCAATAGTGTCCTAACAGAGAG GCTGCTGATTGCACTATGTGATACTTATATTTGCACACTTTTTTCGCCGCGACCTGTTCTGGAAATAGTGGTGGTACTCCGTAAAATAAGCACACAGTGCCATCAAGTGTCTGAACAAGTTATTGCCAGCACTGAGTTGAGATACAAACAGTGGATGAACAAGACTCTACGTTCTCGCCAGAGGCATAACTATCTACGCATGTTGAACAG CATTAAATTTTTGTCTCCGGTGCTGCGACTCATCTTAGTGTTGATTACTCTGGAACTAGTCAACATTCATTTGGTTTGTAAGAAGAATCCTTTTGATTATCAGCAGTATCTAAA GTTTTTGAAATCAGTCTTGCAGTATACTGAGAACTTGGTGACGTATACAAGCTCTGAGAAAAACAAGTGGGATGAAACCATGGAGCTTACAAACAAGGCtttgataaaaataaaggaaatctgTGACAGAAAGCTAATGTTAATGCAGCTAGCTACATAA
- the DYNLT2 gene encoding dynein light chain Tctex-type protein 2 isoform X2: MEKRSKMPKLPAASLEGGKRRQSLLDKDGMKGKRKQSHYEALGMVPLEEEHFSDSMKAKLLAFKANRTKIRYANTYRLEPRNKVRDYLVRDKAQAILTNRLQEAKYDGASSPSLCASISEEILKAVKALDFDRYKLPADGSGMFKEILGFQLNVRREHLLHWLW; the protein is encoded by the exons ATGGAGAAGCGCTCCAAGATGCCGAAGCTCCCCGCCGCCAGCCTGGAGGGAGGAAAGCGGCGCCAGAGCCTGCTCGATAAAGACGGC atgaaaggaaaaaggaaacaatcaCATTATGAAGCTTTAGGTATGGTTCCACTGGAAGAAGAGCATTTTAGTGATTCAATGAAAGCTAAGCTATTGGCATTCAAAGCTAATAGAACAAAGATAAGATATGCTAATACATACAGATTGGAGCCACGTAATAAAGTTCGGGATTATTTAGTAAGAGACAAAGCTCAAGCGATACTAACG AATAGACTTCAAGAAGCCAAATACGATGGAGCTTCTAGTCCCTCCTTGTGTGCTTCAATCTCAGAAGAAATATTAAAGGCTGTGAAGGCATTGGACTTTGACCGTTATAA gtTGCCAGCAGATGGGTCTGGGATGTTCAAAGAGATACTTGGGTTTCAGCTAAATGTGAGACGGGAACATTTATTGCACTGGCTTTGGTAA